The Nitrospirota bacterium nucleotide sequence GTCGACCACGTAGACCTGCCGACCGTCCACTGTGCGCTCAATGCCACCGAGTGGTGCGGCAGCTTGTCGACGGAGCATCGATCGGAGACTTTTACTGCTGGATCGTCGCAGCCCTTTGGGCTTCTTGTGAGGATGGAGTCCCTTTTCACGGTGAGGCCGGTGGGGACGGACGGTGCTCCCGGCTCGTGGTTCGGGCTTCCAACAAAGATCGCAGGAGGAACGTGGGTCGGTGATGGCGGCATCGGGCGATAACGGAGCGGTGGGTAAGGAGGAGGGCGGCGCGGTGGTTGGCTGAGTCAGCCCCTCATGAGGCATGGCGAACAAGCAGAGGATGGTCCAGAGGGCGATCAGAAGACAGCTGCAGGGGGCATGTCTCACGACGCGCAATATGTGTCGGAATCGTTCCATACGATAAGTTGCTCAGCAGGGTTTGTGCCAGAAGAAGGGGGCCGCTCCCGTTTTGTTGACAATGCAGAAATTCGCATGCTGAAATGTCCGCATGTCGATTGGAAAGATGTAACGAAATAGAAGGGGGCCGGACTATGGATATGATGGGACGTGTGGGGCTGATCGAGATTCCGATCTTGATCGCGCCTGACCAAAAGATCTGGATGGATCGCATGATTAAGGAAGGCAAGATTGCCATTCCTCCAGGCGGGACGCTGGAAAAAGGTTCGCTCTATTCGATGTTTGTCCGCATGCTCCTGCATAACGCGATGGAAGAGCAGAAGCGGCAGGAAGTGTTGGATATGGAGGACGAGGACGACGACGAATAGAGAGGTTGCTGAAACCCTTCGTCAGGTTCTGATCGCTTCGCTCAAGGGCTCAACGTATTCAGTATACGTTGGGCCCTTAAGCTATCTGCAGCATTGCTGGCTGGTAGGTTTGACCAGCCTCCCAGGAGCCTGCGGCTGTATCGAAACCGGTTCGGCTAGTATCTCGGGCGATACATCCGTAAAGAGCCTATACCTATAGCTGATAGCGTATAGCCAGAGCTAACAACTGACCGCTCATTCTTTTCCTGCCATATGCTATCAGCCATAAGCTCTTTGCTCTCTGGCCATACGCCATCAGCCATCAGCTCTTCAAAGTTCTTTGAAGGCGGAATGCGCGGCTTTGATCGTGTAATCGATATCGCGGCTTGAATGGGCGGTTGAGAGGAAGGCGGCCTCGAATTGAGAGGGAGCCAAGTAGACTCCCTGCTCCAGCATCGCGTGAAAGAATTGTCCGTATCGCTTTGTGTCTGACAGTTTAGCGGTATTCCAGTTCACCACCGGTCCTGAGGTAAAGAAGGCGCCCAGCATTGAACCGACTCTGGTTTGTGTGAGAGGTACACCCGCTTTTTTCGCGGCCGCTCCAATCCCGTTGGCCAGCGCGGCCGATTGTTCGTTCAACTTCTTATAGACCCCGCGGCGCTTGAGCTGCTTGAGTGTTTCAATGCCGGCGGACACGGCTAACGGATTTCCCGACAAGGTTCCTGCCTGATAGACCGGCCCGGATGGCGCGATCAGATCCATGATCTCTTTCCGTCCTCCGTAGGCGCCGACCGGCAAGCCTCCGCCGATGATTTTCCCCAATACCGTCAGATCCGGCGTAATGCCATAGAGCGTTTGGGCTCCGCCGTACGCGACTCGAAAGCCGGAAATCACTTCGTCGAAAATCAGGAGGATGTCGTTTTCTGCGGTGAGTCGTCTGAGAGACGAAAGAAACTCAGGGGTCGGCGGCACGACGCCCATGTTCCCTGCAATGGGCTCCAAAATAATGCAGGCCAACGTATTCCGATGTTCTTTGATGATCTGTTGCACCGCTTGGATGTCGTTATACGGCACGGTCAAGGTGTGTTTGGCAAAGTCAGCCGGGACTCCCAGCGAATCCGGTATTCCCAGCGTGGCCAGACCCGAGCCGGCTTTCGCCAGCAAATAATCGCTGTGGCCGTGATAGCAGCCTTCGAACTTGAGGATGTTGTCTCGCTTCGTAAAGCCACGGGCGACTCGAATGGCGCTCATGACCGCTTCGGTACCGGAACTGACCAGCCGGACCTTCTCCATCGAGGGGAAAGCTTGATTGATCATGCGGGCGAGCGTGACTTCCAGCTCGGTCGGTGCGCCGTAGCTGGTGCCGTTTGCGGCGGCCTTTTTGATCGTGCTGATCACCGATGGGGCGGCATGGCCCAAAATCATCGGGCCCCATGACAGTACGTAGTCGATGTAGGTGTTCCCATCGACGTCGTAGAGGCGGGCGCCTTTGGCGCGTTTGATAAACCGGGGTTGGCCTCCGACCGAGCGAAAGGCCCGCACCGGACTATTCACGCCACCGGGAATCAACAGTTGTGCGTCGGCAAACAGTTTGGCTGAACGAGTCGTTTTCATAATGGGGGCGCACAGTACCATGTGGCAGAGCCTCGGTCAAGAAAGAGCAGGTCCTCGTGGCGTGGTCGAGCGACTGGGGCCAAAAAGTGTCTGAAGAGATACGCCTCTCAGCATTTTTGATACAGGATCATAAATCCAAG carries:
- a CDS encoding thermonuclease family protein: MERFRHILRVVRHAPCSCLLIALWTILCLFAMPHEGLTQPTTAPPSSLPTAPLSPDAAITDPRSSCDLCWKPEPRAGSTVRPHRPHREKGLHPHKKPKGLRRSSSKSLRSMLRRQAAAPLGGIERTVDGRQVYVVDGDTFRYGTERVRLRGIDTPELNEPGGQAARLRLEELLRSGPIRIVPHGRDVYDRTVADVYVDGRNVAESLRIDGFAKPHS
- the hemL gene encoding glutamate-1-semialdehyde 2,1-aminomutase, with the protein product MKTTRSAKLFADAQLLIPGGVNSPVRAFRSVGGQPRFIKRAKGARLYDVDGNTYIDYVLSWGPMILGHAAPSVISTIKKAAANGTSYGAPTELEVTLARMINQAFPSMEKVRLVSSGTEAVMSAIRVARGFTKRDNILKFEGCYHGHSDYLLAKAGSGLATLGIPDSLGVPADFAKHTLTVPYNDIQAVQQIIKEHRNTLACIILEPIAGNMGVVPPTPEFLSSLRRLTAENDILLIFDEVISGFRVAYGGAQTLYGITPDLTVLGKIIGGGLPVGAYGGRKEIMDLIAPSGPVYQAGTLSGNPLAVSAGIETLKQLKRRGVYKKLNEQSAALANGIGAAAKKAGVPLTQTRVGSMLGAFFTSGPVVNWNTAKLSDTKRYGQFFHAMLEQGVYLAPSQFEAAFLSTAHSSRDIDYTIKAAHSAFKEL